ATCCTGAGAATGTTCAACGGGTGGATTTAAATCTAGGCCTGAAGAAGGTACAAAGGGGAGTCCCCAATCTGGTTGGTACTTCACAATCTGCCCATCCATGGAAGAATCTGCCTTACCAATTTCATGTTGATGCTGCTTTACAAACTTCCTCCTCACTCGGGGagaatctatttttctttgttccttcttTTGCCTAAGAAGTTCTAAGAATGCTGGGTTCTGCAGCATCTTTGTCAAGAAAGAAATCATCTGCTGCTGTCTCTGCTCTGCAGACTGGAGCCTCTCATTCACTGCTTCCATATGGTGCACTGTCCCTCGGTGCTGCTGCTGCAATTCAACAACCTCCTGCATCATTGTACTCCTTTCCTTCTTCAATCTCTCTATCTCATTGTCCAAACCAGGCTTCCCTGCTTCAGTAGAAGGCCCAGTATAGACCCCAATCAGTTGGGATTGATGTGATTTGCGCCTCTGAATGTTCTTCAAGAGATGTCTCTTCCCTCGCTGGAAAGCTTCATTGGCAAATTCCCACCTATCAGTATCAATCTTGCGGAACCCCTGAATAAACAAAGTGATTCAAAAATGAATAAGGATGACCTAAAActcaagaaaacaaaatataaatatgatgATTGACATCATAAATAGTTCATCCATAATACAATTTGAAGCCGTCAATTTTCACGCCTAGAAGAAGCTGGATCGCACTATACAATCTGTAAAATCATAAAACTTCCTTAAACATAAAAGGAGGTGTCAGATGATAACATGTATAATCTTGACTAAATAGCACAAATacagatgttttttttttttttttaaatgaacttATAAAATTCTACCTGCAGACGATGAACTCCCTACTCATCCGGTACACAATCAGAGGGGAAGATGTTCCTTTCTTCGGCGATGTGAAGATTAAAACATGCATCCCTTAGCCCTAATTATAAGCCGATGAAGGAATATCCTTGTAACACTTATAAAACATTCATCGTACGTTTCATGAATAGAAAAGTCAAGCCTAACATGAACATGATCCTGACAAAGTAGACCtcaagataaaattttaacaaataattCCAGAACCCGACTACCAATTACCTCTCCCAGACTTAGAAGTGAGAGTTTTATGAACGAgtacaacattttttataattccgGAACAACATAAATTGAGAATTTATAAAATTCATCAGCAAATCCTTTAAAAGTTCAAAAGGCCCACATATACAAAGATTATATACAAATTTGGCCTCTCAGCTACAATTCAAAGAACAATTTGTCAATTACAAACTTAACATCAATGATCAATCTAAAACCAAGAAATacacagaaacaaaaaaaaggtgagAGAGATAAAGCAAAACATTTACATACAGATGACACCAGCCATTACAGGTGGTGTGACTGCAAAAAAATACCCACATAAGTATTAAGCTGGCGAACAAAACTGGAGAAATTGCTGTGCTTGAAATTCCTAGGCAACACGACGCTCGAAAACTCCACCGGGTCCCACACCACGAAGCTCTCTCCCCTCGAACCCCACGATATAATCGGGTCGAGCACCGGGTCATCCACGAGCTCGAAAGTCTTGGTCAGAAATGGCGGAATTGAAATTTCCTGTAACCACCCAAGCGGTTGAGGAACACCGATATTATTCTCAGCCTCTCCTCCACTACTCGACGGTACAGTAGTAGTACCTGCTGCTTGACCAGCCATGTATTCGAACCCCATTAGAGAATCATCAAAGTTGGAAAAACTAGCTGTGGAAAAAGACGACGACGTTTCGGGTTGTATTGAACTAGTCGAAGTTTTGGGTGGTTCATCTTTAGGACCCATAATCATATAAGGTTGTTGTTAAGGTTTTtgctttggttttggttttggtcgAATGGATATGAGAGAAATGAAATGATAAGAGTTAAAAGAGTCAAGGGTAggatttatatataaatagaggATTAATTTGCCGACAACCTGGGTTCAATTAAGAAAAATctagaaagaatcgaaagaGATTTTAAGTCGGTGGAGGTTCACCTCTGCTCGTCTGTCTTCTGATGATTCGATGGctactgttgttgttgttgtgttggagATTTTGCTGAGAcatttttacttatatattaaggttttgagattttgagagagatgagagtaTCGCCGACCTTGGAGTTAAGGAGGATTTGCAGGTTCTGGGCAGCTACGCTCTCGTTGAAATGAATTCGTGTGGTTTTGGAGACAGTTGGGGACCACTAATAGGCTAGATATTTTTGTcaacttggattttttttttgtttgtttttttgtctgCTTCAGGTGCTTGGTCGTAATACTTGGGGACGAAGCTAACTTCTCTGGCCAATGGGAGATTTGGGGCGCTAGTGCATTCCAGATTTGGGACTCCCTCTGTTGCCACGTCAGTATTACATCAATGGGAAaggataattaaaaaatttggaataatattaatcaaatagtagtacccaaaaaattattgcacctttttttttaataaatattttaataaaaattttaagttttttattagttttttttttttttt
The DNA window shown above is from Quercus lobata isolate SW786 chromosome 7, ValleyOak3.0 Primary Assembly, whole genome shotgun sequence and carries:
- the LOC115953275 gene encoding heat stress transcription factor A-6a isoform X2, coding for MIMGPKDEPPKTSTSSIQPETSSSFSTASFSNFDDSLMGFEYMAGQAAGTTTVPSSSGGEAENNIGVPQPLGWLQEISIPPFLTKTFELVDDPVLDPIISWGSRGESFVVWDPVEFSSVVLPRNFKHSNFSSFVRQLNTYGFRKIDTDRWEFANEAFQRGKRHLLKNIQRRKSHQSQLIGVYTGPSTEAGKPGLDNEIERLKKERSTMMQEVVELQQQHRGTVHHMEAVNERLQSAEQRQQQMISFLTKMLQNPAFLELLRQKKEQRKIDSPRVRRKFVKQHQHEIGKADSSMDGQIVKYQPDWGLPFVPSSGLDLNPPVEHSQDYLSPGMVTTLEEMGLGAESIPFQFENVESVELAMPDEFAVLQGFAKTPEQVGEGSSRFRTEDLKGKNVISPPEEVNTEYLVSYPEEIMEEKALSQLSPGIESIIKQEEIWSMGFDASTVTPSSRSELWGTPINYEVPDLEVTGGLSDIWDLGSLQVAGGLGIDKWTADESSFGL
- the LOC115953275 gene encoding heat stress transcription factor A-3 isoform X1; amino-acid sequence: MIMGPKDEPPKTSTSSIQPETSSSFSTASFSNFDDSLMGFEYMAGQAAGTTTVPSSSGGEAENNIGVPQPLGWLQEISIPPFLTKTFELVDDPVLDPIISWGSRGESFVVWDPVEFSSVVLPRNFKHSNFSSFVRQLNTYGFRKIDTDRWEFANEAFQRGKRHLLKNIQRRKSHQSQLIGVYTGPSTEAGKPGLDNEIERLKKERSTMMQEVVELQQQHRGTVHHMEAVNERLQSAEQRQQQMISFLTKMLQNPAFLELLRQKKEQRKIDSPRVRRKFVKQHQHEIGKADSSMDGQIVKYQPDWGLPFVPSSGLDLNPPVEHSQDYLSPGMVTTLEEMGLGAESIPFQFENVESVELAMPDEFAVLQGFAKTPEQVGEGSSRFRTEDLKGKNVISPPEEVNTEYLVSYPEEIMEEKALSQLSPGIESIIKQEEIWSMGFDASTVTPSSRSELWGTPINYEVPDLEVTGGLSDIWDLGSLQVAGGLGIDKWTADESSFGEPQSQDDQPKDDISKNRDP
- the LOC115953275 gene encoding heat stress transcription factor A-3 isoform X3 — encoded protein: MIMGPKDEPPKTSTSSIQPETSSSFSTASFSNFDDSLMGFEYMAGQAAGTTTVPSSSGGEAENNIGVPQPLGWLQEISIPPFLTKTFELVDDPVLDPIISWGSRGESFVVWDPVEFSSVVLPRNFKHSNFSSFVRQLNTYGFRKIDTDRWEFANEAFQRGKRHLLKNIQRRKSHQSQLIGVYTGPSTEAGKPGLDNEIERLKKERSTMMQEVVELQQQHRGTVHHMEAVNERLQSAEQRQQQMISFLTKMLQNPAFLELLRQKKEQRKIDSPRVRRKFVKQHQHEIGKADSSMDGQIVKYQPDWGLPFVPSSGLDLNPPVEHSQDYLSPVLQGFAKTPEQVGEGSSRFRTEDLKGKNVISPPEEVNTEYLVSYPEEIMEEKALSQLSPGIESIIKQEEIWSMGFDASTVTPSSRSELWGTPINYEVPDLEVTGGLSDIWDLGSLQVAGGLGIDKWTADESSFGEPQSQDDQPKDDISKNRDP